The following coding sequences lie in one Streptococcus suis genomic window:
- a CDS encoding aminoacyl-tRNA hydrolase, producing the protein MTRLIIGLGNPGDRYFETKHNVGFMLLDKIAKRENVTFSHDKIFQADIATTFIDGEKIYLVKPTTFMNESGKAVHALMAYYGLDATDILVAYDDLDMAVGKIRFRQKGSAGGHNGIKSIVKHIGTQEFDRIKIGIGRPKGKMSVVNHVLSGFDIEDRIEIDLALDKLDKAVNVYLEEDDFDTIMRKFNG; encoded by the coding sequence ATGACACGATTGATCATCGGTCTGGGAAATCCCGGAGACCGCTATTTTGAAACAAAACATAACGTTGGCTTTATGCTGCTGGATAAGATTGCCAAGCGTGAAAATGTGACCTTTAGTCACGATAAGATTTTCCAAGCTGACATTGCCACAACCTTTATTGACGGTGAAAAAATTTACCTGGTTAAACCAACGACCTTTATGAATGAATCTGGTAAGGCTGTTCATGCCCTGATGGCTTATTATGGTCTGGATGCAACTGATATTTTAGTAGCTTATGACGACTTGGACATGGCTGTTGGGAAGATCCGTTTCCGTCAAAAAGGATCAGCTGGTGGCCACAATGGTATCAAATCCATTGTCAAGCATATTGGAACACAGGAATTTGACCGTATCAAGATTGGTATTGGGCGTCCTAAAGGAAAAATGAGCGTTGTCAACCATGTCTTGTCTGGCTTTGATATAGAGGACCGTATTGAAATCGACTTAGCACTAGATAAACTTGACAAGGCTGTCAACGTATATCTAGAAGAAGATGATTTTGATACCATTATGAGAAAGTTTAACGGCTAA
- a CDS encoding chromosomal replication initiator protein DnaA produces MNQEQLFWQRFIELAKGNFKPSIYDFYVADAKLLGINQQVANIFLNRPFKKDFWEKNFEELMIAASFEIYGEPLAIQYQFTEDEQEIKNTTNARSSVVHQVQTPESATPQETFKPVHSDIKSQYTFANFVQGDNNHWAKAAALAVSDNLGELYNPLFIFGGPGLGKTHILNAIGNKVLADNPQARIKYVSSETFINEFLEHLRLNDMESFKKTYRNLDLLLIDDIQSLRNKATTQEEFFHTFNALHEKNKQIVLTSDRNPDHLDNLEERLVTRFKWGLTSEITPPDFETRIAILRNKCENLPYNFTNETLSYLAGQFDSNVRDLEGALKDIHLIATMRQLSEISVEVAAEAIRSRKQTNPQNMVIPIEKIQTEVGNFYGVSLKELKGSKRVQHIVHARQVAMFLAREMTDNSLPKIGKEFGNRDHTTVMHAYNKIKTLLLDDENLEIEITSIKNKLR; encoded by the coding sequence ATGAACCAAGAACAACTTTTTTGGCAACGATTTATTGAATTAGCAAAGGGAAATTTTAAGCCATCTATTTATGATTTTTATGTCGCTGATGCAAAATTACTCGGAATCAACCAGCAAGTTGCCAATATTTTCTTAAATCGTCCATTTAAAAAAGATTTCTGGGAAAAAAACTTCGAAGAGTTAATGATTGCCGCTAGTTTTGAAATCTACGGAGAGCCTCTTGCCATCCAATATCAATTTACAGAGGATGAACAGGAGATTAAGAACACTACAAACGCAAGAAGTTCAGTGGTTCACCAGGTACAGACACCTGAATCAGCTACTCCTCAAGAAACTTTTAAACCGGTTCATTCTGATATAAAATCCCAGTACACCTTTGCTAATTTTGTACAAGGAGACAATAATCACTGGGCAAAGGCTGCAGCTTTAGCTGTATCTGATAACCTAGGTGAGCTCTACAATCCATTATTCATTTTTGGTGGTCCTGGTCTTGGAAAAACTCATATTTTAAATGCGATTGGAAATAAGGTTCTAGCCGATAATCCCCAGGCAAGAATAAAATATGTCTCATCGGAAACATTCATCAATGAATTTTTAGAACACCTCCGTCTCAATGATATGGAAAGTTTCAAAAAAACCTATCGCAATCTGGACTTACTTCTAATTGATGACATTCAGTCTCTCCGTAATAAAGCAACAACACAGGAAGAATTTTTCCATACTTTTAATGCGCTTCATGAAAAAAATAAGCAGATTGTACTCACAAGCGACCGTAATCCCGATCACTTAGACAATTTGGAAGAAAGACTAGTAACACGTTTCAAATGGGGGTTAACCAGTGAAATCACTCCACCTGATTTTGAAACACGTATCGCAATTTTACGTAACAAGTGCGAGAACCTGCCTTACAACTTTACAAATGAGACGCTATCCTATCTAGCTGGGCAATTTGATTCGAACGTACGTGACCTTGAAGGTGCCTTAAAAGATATCCATTTGATAGCCACTATGCGTCAACTGTCTGAGATAAGTGTCGAGGTTGCTGCTGAGGCTATTCGATCAAGAAAACAAACAAATCCACAAAATATGGTTATTCCTATTGAGAAAATCCAAACCGAAGTGGGAAATTTCTACGGTGTCAGCTTGAAAGAATTAAAGGGTTCTAAGCGTGTTCAACATATCGTTCACGCGCGACAAGTTGCTATGTTTTTAGCACGTGAAATGACAGACAATTCCCTTCCAAAAATTGGGAAAGAATTTGGTAATCGAGACCATACAACCGTTATGCATGCATACAATAAAATAAAAACTCTCCTCTTGGATGATGAGAATTTAGAAATAGAGATTACCAGTATAAAAAATAAACTTCGTTAA
- a CDS encoding DNA polymerase III subunit beta: MIQFSINKNIFLQALSITKRAISTKNAIPILSTVKITVTSEGITLTGSNGQISIEHFISIQDENAGLLISSPGSILLEAGFFINVVSSMPDLVLDFNEIEQKQIVLTSGKSEITLKGKEAEQYPRLQEVPTSKPLVLETKVLKQTINETAFAASTQESRPILTGVHFVLTENKNLKTVATDSHRMSQRKLVLDTSGDDFNVVIPSRSLREFTAVFTDDIETVEVFFSNNQILFRSEHISFYTRLLEGTYPDTDRLIPTEFKTTAIFDTANLRHSMERARLLSNATQNGTVKLEIANNVVSAHVNSPEVGRVNEELDTVEVSGEDLVISFNPTYLIEALKATTSEQVKISFISSVRPFTLIPNNEGEDFIQLVTPVRTN; this comes from the coding sequence ATGATTCAATTTTCTATTAATAAAAATATATTTCTACAAGCACTTAGTATTACTAAACGGGCAATCAGTACAAAAAATGCTATTCCAATTCTTTCAACAGTAAAAATTACAGTAACTAGTGAAGGAATCACTTTAACTGGTTCAAATGGACAAATCTCGATTGAACATTTTATTTCTATTCAAGATGAAAATGCAGGACTTTTGATCAGTTCTCCAGGTTCCATTCTCTTAGAAGCTGGTTTCTTTATTAATGTCGTATCCAGTATGCCGGATTTAGTCCTTGACTTCAATGAAATTGAACAAAAGCAAATCGTTTTGACAAGTGGTAAGTCTGAAATCACATTAAAGGGAAAAGAAGCAGAACAGTATCCTCGTTTACAGGAAGTTCCAACTTCAAAACCATTGGTGTTAGAAACAAAAGTATTAAAACAAACAATTAATGAAACAGCATTTGCAGCTTCTACACAAGAAAGTCGTCCTATTCTTACGGGTGTTCATTTTGTTTTAACAGAAAATAAAAATCTAAAAACTGTTGCAACAGATTCACACCGTATGAGCCAACGGAAATTGGTCCTTGATACCTCTGGTGATGATTTTAATGTTGTTATTCCAAGTCGTTCTCTCCGTGAATTTACTGCAGTTTTTACAGATGATATTGAAACAGTAGAAGTCTTCTTTTCAAATAATCAAATCCTTTTTAGAAGCGAGCATATTAGCTTCTATACACGCTTATTAGAAGGTACCTACCCTGATACAGACCGCTTAATTCCAACTGAGTTTAAAACAACTGCAATTTTTGATACTGCAAATCTTCGTCACTCGATGGAGCGTGCTCGTCTTCTTTCAAATGCAACCCAAAATGGTACAGTAAAACTAGAAATTGCTAATAATGTTGTATCGGCCCATGTAAATTCTCCAGAAGTTGGACGTGTGAATGAGGAATTAGATACTGTAGAAGTATCAGGTGAAGATTTAGTAATCAGCTTTAACCCAACTTACTTGATAGAAGCATTGAAAGCCACAACTAGTGAACAAGTGAAAATTAGCTTTATCTCTTCTGTCCGTCCATTTACATTGATTCCAAATAATGAAGGTGAAGATTTTATTCAATTGGTTACACCAGTTCGTACCAACTAA
- a CDS encoding redox-regulated ATPase YchF: MALTAGIVGLPNVGKSTLFNAITKAGAEAANYPFATIDPNVGMVEVPDERLQKLTELITPKKTVPTTFEFTDIAGIVKGASKGEGLGNKFLANIREVDAIVHVVRAFDDENVMREQGRDDAFVDPIADIDTINLELILADLESINKRYARVEKMARTQKDKDSVAEFAVLEKIKPVLEDGKSARTVNFTDEEQKIVKQLFLLTTKPVLYVANVDEDKVADPESISYVQQIRDFAATENAEVVVISARAEEEISELDDEDKGEFLEALGLTESGVDKLTRAAYHLLGLGTYFTAGEKEVRAWTFKRGMKAPQCAGIIHSDFEKGFIRAVTMSYDDLIQYGSEKAVKEAGRLREEGKEYVVQDGDIMEFRFNV, encoded by the coding sequence ATGGCTTTAACAGCAGGAATCGTCGGTTTGCCAAACGTTGGTAAATCAACCCTATTTAACGCAATTACCAAAGCAGGAGCAGAAGCTGCAAACTACCCTTTCGCAACCATTGATCCAAACGTCGGCATGGTGGAAGTGCCTGATGAGCGTTTGCAGAAGTTGACGGAGCTCATCACCCCTAAAAAGACAGTTCCAACCACTTTTGAATTTACCGATATTGCCGGTATCGTAAAAGGTGCCTCTAAAGGTGAAGGACTTGGAAATAAATTCTTGGCCAATATTCGAGAGGTTGACGCCATTGTCCACGTGGTGCGTGCCTTTGATGATGAAAATGTCATGCGTGAACAAGGCCGTGATGATGCTTTTGTGGATCCAATCGCAGATATTGATACTATTAACCTAGAATTGATTTTGGCGGACCTAGAGAGCATCAACAAGCGTTATGCGCGTGTAGAAAAAATGGCCCGTACTCAAAAAGACAAGGATTCTGTGGCAGAATTTGCAGTCCTTGAAAAAATCAAACCTGTCCTAGAAGACGGAAAATCTGCTCGTACAGTTAACTTCACCGATGAAGAACAAAAAATCGTTAAGCAACTCTTCCTCCTGACCACTAAACCAGTCCTCTATGTTGCCAACGTCGATGAAGACAAGGTAGCAGATCCTGAGTCTATCAGTTATGTTCAGCAAATCCGTGACTTTGCAGCGACGGAAAATGCAGAAGTAGTGGTGATTTCTGCACGTGCTGAAGAAGAAATATCAGAACTTGACGATGAAGACAAGGGTGAGTTTTTGGAAGCTCTCGGTTTAACAGAATCTGGTGTGGACAAATTGACCCGTGCAGCCTACCACTTGCTTGGCCTTGGAACTTACTTTACCGCAGGGGAAAAAGAAGTGCGTGCTTGGACCTTCAAACGTGGCATGAAAGCTCCTCAGTGTGCGGGTATTATCCATTCAGATTTTGAAAAAGGCTTTATCCGTGCCGTCACCATGTCCTATGATGATTTGATTCAATACGGCTCTGAAAAGGCTGTTAAGGAAGCTGGACGCCTTCGTGAAGAAGGAAAAGAGTATGTGGTTCAAGATGGGGACATCATGGAGTTCCGCTTTAACGTTTGA
- a CDS encoding XRE family transcriptional regulator translates to MKQLAQQIKNLRTTKNLSQDELAEKLYISRQAVSKWENGEATPDIDKLVQLAEIFGVSLDYLVLGKEPEKEIVVEQRGKMNGWEYLYEESKRPLTRGDVVVLIFFAVIFLGGLFIKHYF, encoded by the coding sequence ATGAAGCAGTTAGCACAGCAGATCAAGAATCTACGCACAACCAAGAACCTATCTCAAGATGAGTTGGCAGAGAAACTCTATATTTCCCGTCAGGCTGTTTCAAAGTGGGAAAATGGCGAAGCAACGCCAGATATTGACAAACTGGTTCAGCTGGCAGAAATCTTTGGTGTTAGTCTGGATTATCTGGTTTTAGGGAAAGAACCTGAGAAGGAAATTGTGGTGGAACAACGAGGAAAAATGAATGGTTGGGAATATTTGTACGAAGAATCCAAACGACCTCTTACAAGAGGAGATGTTGTCGTTCTCATTTTTTTTGCAGTTATATTTTTAGGTGGATTATTCATTAAGCATTATTTTTAA
- a CDS encoding DUF951 domain-containing protein, with translation MYQLGTFVEMKKPHACVIKSTGKKANKWEVIRLGADIKIRCSNCDHVVMMSRYDFERKMKQVLPSEA, from the coding sequence ATGTATCAATTAGGAACCTTTGTCGAAATGAAAAAGCCCCATGCCTGTGTCATCAAATCGACCGGCAAGAAGGCAAATAAGTGGGAGGTTATCCGTCTAGGAGCGGATATTAAAATCCGCTGTAGTAACTGTGACCATGTTGTTATGATGAGCCGATATGATTTTGAACGAAAAATGAAACAAGTTCTGCCGAGTGAAGCCTAG